The genome window CCCATGCGAGTGATGCACCTCGCTTTTTTGTTATGATTATACGGCTGAAGGCAACCCTCAATGCATCCGCGATCGGTCCGCGACACCGAAGTAACACGCTACTAAGCCGGCGCAAATCGTCTCTCTGCACCATTCCAAACCAAAAGCTTACAAACTCATCAGTTTCTTGATCATCATCGATCCAAGGCAAATGGATCAATAAGGGCTCAAGTCTGGTTGCCGCTTCCGCGACGTCTACTGCCTTTTGCCGAAGCCGTTTCGTACAAATTGGAGTCGTCCAGACTTTCGTCATTAGGACAGCCAACGGATCACGATCGAATGCTAAACCATGATGCCCTTTTTCCGATGCAAATCGCACCGCCGTTCCTGAACCGGTCATGGGATCGAGGACGATCGAACCTGGAGGTAGCTTCGACAATGCCGCTAGAGCAATCTCTGGTGCCATTCGCGCCGGAAAAGGATGAATTGGCTTTAGTGATGTCTTAGCTGATGAGGTCATATCGCCTTACAGACAAGTGGGATTCTACCACTAGGAAGGTCCGTGAGATAGAAGAATCCCCATTCTTTTGCAGACGCCTTTGAGAACCGCTACTCCGACCGAGAGAATTGCAGCGCGAAGTTCTGGCTCGACCCGGACGCATCGTCCGTCACGAATCACGGCTACGGCCGGAGAGAATTGCGCAGCATCCAGCGCATGCCTGGGAACATGGAGCGTGACTGGGTATCGGGCGGGTGGCACTATGTCAACGGAAAGAGGGGTGCGAACGATTGACAACGATTCTAATGATTGTGGGCTGGCGGTTCTTCTTTTACGCCAATGAACGGAACGAACCGATACACATCCATTGCCGAAGGGAGACGCCGAAGCCAAGTACTGGCTCGAAGTCGCGGGTTTCCAGGTTATCGAAGCCCACGCCTACAACATGAGTCCAGCGGATAAGCGAATCGTGCGTAGGATCATCTTTGAGCATTTCGACTACATCGTGTCAGAGTGGAATAAGTTCGAGGAGAAGAAACATGGATAAGGCACACGACATTCAGAAGGTCGAGTTCATTGGAACGACCATGCTCCTCCAGGTCGATGGCCAGAAATACGAAATCGAGATTTCAGAATGGTCGGAACGACTCGCGATGGCAACGCAGGACCAGAGGGAGCGATTCGAGGTGTCTCCGGCAGGATATGGGCTTCATTGGCCGGACGTCGATGAGGATTTGTCCATTGACGGTCTGATTGGAGTGAAGCATTCAGCGCCTGCTGCTGAAACGACAAGATGAATGGCTCGTCGATGCCCTTGCAGCCGACGCCCAGCACGGCGCTGAGAGAGAATTGCCCATCATCGTGTGTGAGACCCCGAGTCATTGAGAAATGAATGGGACGAATTCTGCGGTGGTTACACTAGCCAGAGTCTTGAAAAGTCGAAGTCACGGACGACACGCTGTCGATTGATCTCGAGGATGGCCGGACTGTCTCGGTCCAATCGGGTGGTATCCCCGTCTCGCGAATGGCACACCCGCGGAACGCG of Acidobacteriota bacterium contains these proteins:
- a CDS encoding DUF4160 domain-containing protein, with amino-acid sequence MPKGDAEAKYWLEVAGFQVIEAHAYNMSPADKRIVRRIIFEHFDYIVSEWNKFEEKKHG
- a CDS encoding DUF2442 domain-containing protein, whose amino-acid sequence is MDKAHDIQKVEFIGTTMLLQVDGQKYEIEISEWSERLAMATQDQRERFEVSPAGYGLHWPDVDEDLSIDGLIGVKHSAPAAETTR